The Brachyspira sp. SAP_772 genome includes the window AATTGCTTACAACTTTATAATTAGTTCCAGCAAAAAAACAAGAACCTAAACTTTTTTCTTTTGCAGCTTCATCTTCTTCTAATGTCCATGTAATAGGGTTAATAGCTATAGCTCCTTCAAGAAGAGTAGGGTTATAACCATTAAATGCTGAGCTTTCTGTGTCATAAGAAATTATTACTCCGGTATCATATTCTCCTTTTGCAAATCTTAAATGAGGGTTTTTTATTAAATCATTTGTTGTAACTGAATATCCTATAATATATGCAGCAACCAATCTATTATTTAAGTTTTCATTAGTTTTGAAATAGTCTATTAATATTTCTTTTATCATCATAGCACCTTGTGAATGTCCGAGCAATATAAAAGGTTTATTGTTATTATAATTTTTTATAAAATAATCAAATGCGGCAATTGTATCTTTTTTCGGTATATCGTAAAAATATTTTTCTTTGTTTTCTATATTATTGTTTGTATCTAATATGTAAAGAGCATCTGCTTGTCTGTAGAAAGGAGCATATATATTTCCTATTTCTTCAAATACAGAGCTTTGAGATATTAATGCATTAGTAGCATTTTCTCTCATAGGCTTAAAATCTATAGGACATACAAAGTCTTTATTAGTGCCTTCTCCATACCATACTGTTGGGTACAAATAAAATACATCAACTTCTTTATTTTGGTCTTCTGATATTTTAAGCCAATTATTTTTATTAGAATAATCTATATTAGTTTCTTTACAACTATATATAAAAATGCTTAATAATAGTAATAATAACAATCTATTCATAAATAAATTTCCTTAAATAAACTTTCTTTATTTTTAATTGCTATATATTATAAATTATAATTTTATATTTTAAATAATTTTATTTGTATAAAACAATTATTTTTTAGTTTTATTTATAATAATATCTTGACAAAATAATGTATTTTTGTACAATATAATAAATTTTATAAATGATATTTAAGTTAATAATTTTTTGGAGAGAATATGGCTACTAAGAAGAAAGAAACAGTTGAAATAAAAAAAGACGGTAAAAGTGAGGCTATAGAAGCTATTACCGACCAAATAAATAAAAAATACGGTCCGGGCTCTTTTATGAGGCTTGGAAGCAATAAAACTGTTAATGTTGATGTTATTTCTACTGGGGCATTAACTTTGGATCATGCTTTAGGAGTAGGGGGAGTTCCTCGCGGAAGAATAATAGAGATTTACGGGCATGAGGCTTCAGGTAAAACTACACTTACTTTACACATCATAGCAGAAGCTCAAAAGGCTGGAGGTTATGCTGCTTTTATAGATGCTGAACATGCTCTTGACCCAGCGTATGCTAATGCTTTGGGCGTTGATACTGACAATTTATATATTTCTCAGCCAAACTCAGGT containing:
- a CDS encoding DUF3089 domain-containing protein; translated protein: MNRLLLLLLLSIFIYSCKETNIDYSNKNNWLKISEDQNKEVDVFYLYPTVWYGEGTNKDFVCPIDFKPMRENATNALISQSSVFEEIGNIYAPFYRQADALYILDTNNNIENKEKYFYDIPKKDTIAAFDYFIKNYNNNKPFILLGHSQGAMMIKEILIDYFKTNENLNNRLVAAYIIGYSVTTNDLIKNPHLRFAKGEYDTGVIISYDTESSAFNGYNPTLLEGAIAINPITWTLEEDEAAKEKSLGSCFFAGTNYKVVSNFASAKVDKKRGVIKCDSINPDDFYIGGIFERGNYHVFDIALYYNDLKENAKKRVGAFWK